The following proteins come from a genomic window of Anopheles ziemanni chromosome 3, idAnoZiCoDA_A2_x.2, whole genome shotgun sequence:
- the LOC131285337 gene encoding astacin-like metalloendopeptidase — MKALLLLLSLGLVLQTGLANAKRYEEIGGRHQGDIVLTDSQKDAEANGGTTIVQDAYKWVKGIVPYTIDRVFSTSQVEQILLAMEEISSRSCVRFVEHAKHREFLNITGSPTGCWATLGMNVLSNQLNLDPAGCLGTGEIVHQLLHVLGLTHPQSRPDRDLYVLVQQDAVDPTQAPNLQKYQQGVIEDFGIPYDYESILHCQSDAFGSPTSGRSSVVPLNDVEIGQREALSLKDVRKLNKMYDYEFCGICVRGHCQ; from the exons atgAAG GCACTTCTGTTGTTGCTGTCATTGGGGCTGGTATTGCAAACTGGCCTAGCGAATGCAAAGCGTTATGAAGAGATCGGTGGACGCCATCAGGGAGACATAGTGTTAACTGATTCCCAGAAGGATGCCGAAGCTAATGGTGGAACCACGATCGTTCAGGATGCCTACAAGTGGGTGAAAGGAATCGTGCCCTACACAATAGATCGCGTGTTTA GCACTTCTCAGGTGGAGCAAATCCTGCTGGCAATGGAAGAGATTTCGAGCCGTAGCTGCGTACGGTTTGTGGAACACGCCAAACACAGGGAGTTCCTCAACATAACCGGTAGTCCGACCGGTTGCTGGGCCACGCTCGGTATGAACGTGCTGTCGAACCAGCTGAACCTGGATCCGGCAGGATGCCTGGGCACCGGTGAAATCGTCCATCAGCTGCTGCACGTGCTCGGACTGACGCATCCTCAGAGTCGCCCGGATCGTGACTTGTACGTGCTCGTGCAGCAGGATGCGGTCGATCCGACGCAAGCGCCAAACCTCCAGAAGTACCAACAGGGTGTGATCGAGGACTTTGGCATACCGTACGATTACGAGAGCATCCTGCACTGCCAGTCGGACGCGTTCGGGTCGCCGACAAGCGGTCGTTCTAGTGTGGTGCCACTGAACGATGTCGAGATCGGCCAACGGGAAGCTTTGAGCCTAAAGGATGTACGCAAGCTGAACAAGATGTACGATTATGAGTTCTGTGGAATCTGTGTGCGTGGCCATTGCCAATAG